Proteins co-encoded in one Novosphingobium sp. PP1Y genomic window:
- the lepB gene encoding signal peptidase I, translated as MTEHTADTASTLCAQESPVSNPDKPKVNWLHELRGLALMLLGVLAFHSLIAKPFYIPSISMMPNLLVGDRLVVSKYAYGWNWSSVSFHMLPRANWRLFGSTPEYGDIVIVVPGNRKADLIKRVVALPGDRIAVVDGRIRLNGKFIPREVEPPVEIAADDALQCEGDAQPGHCYKGFELYRRRLPSGREVYDLPAYRETLPNGATYQVIDYTTQVMDNYPEITVPEGHVFLMGDDRDRSADSRFPFETDYQGTPGGGLGGPVPLSDIGGRAEFITFSLDGTQTWNPLSWWSALREGRALTSLRPRIEKHPSDSSTGQPGGNAT; from the coding sequence ATGACCGAACACACCGCCGATACCGCCTCCACCCTTTGCGCGCAGGAGAGCCCCGTTAGCAATCCGGACAAGCCCAAGGTCAACTGGCTGCACGAACTGCGCGGCCTGGCGCTGATGCTGCTGGGCGTGCTGGCGTTCCATTCGCTGATCGCCAAGCCCTTCTACATCCCGTCGATCTCGATGATGCCCAACCTGCTGGTGGGCGATCGGCTCGTGGTTTCCAAGTACGCCTACGGCTGGAACTGGTCCTCGGTGAGCTTTCACATGCTTCCGCGCGCCAATTGGCGGCTGTTCGGCTCGACGCCGGAGTACGGCGACATCGTGATCGTGGTGCCGGGCAACCGCAAGGCTGACCTGATCAAGCGCGTCGTCGCGCTTCCCGGCGACCGCATCGCCGTGGTCGACGGGCGCATCCGCCTCAATGGCAAATTCATCCCGCGCGAAGTCGAGCCGCCGGTCGAGATCGCCGCCGACGACGCCCTGCAATGCGAGGGCGATGCGCAGCCGGGGCACTGCTACAAGGGTTTCGAGCTCTACCGCCGCCGCCTGCCCAGCGGTCGCGAAGTCTATGACCTTCCCGCCTACCGCGAGACACTGCCCAACGGTGCGACCTACCAGGTGATCGACTATACGACGCAGGTCATGGACAATTATCCTGAGATCACCGTGCCTGAAGGCCATGTCTTCCTGATGGGCGACGACCGCGACCGTTCGGCCGACAGCCGCTTTCCCTTCGAGACGGACTACCAGGGCACGCCGGGCGGCGGCCTTGGCGGTCCGGTGCCGCTCTCCGACATCGGCGGGCGCGCCGAATTCATCACCTTCTCGCTCGACGGTACGCAGACCTGGAACCCGCTGAGCTGGTGGAGCGCCCTGCGCGAAGGGCGCGCCCTCACCAGCCTGCGCCCGCGAATCGAAAAGCACCCGTCCGACAGCAGCACCGGCCAGCCCGGCGGGAATGCCACCTGA
- the acpS gene encoding holo-ACP synthase, with translation MIIGMGSDLCNIERIQASLDRFGERFEKRVFTEIEQAKANRRPFTKAGTLAKRFAAKEAYSKAVGTGFKAGVFMKDIGVINAKSGAPTLALTGGAKARLDLMVPAGHEAVVHLTLTDDHPWAQAFVVIEARPLAAAPAPSGS, from the coding sequence GTGATCATCGGAATGGGTTCCGACTTGTGCAACATCGAGCGTATCCAGGCTTCGCTGGACCGCTTCGGCGAGCGCTTCGAGAAGCGCGTCTTCACCGAAATCGAGCAGGCCAAGGCCAATCGCCGCCCGTTCACCAAGGCCGGGACCCTCGCCAAGCGATTCGCGGCCAAGGAAGCCTATTCGAAGGCGGTCGGCACCGGCTTCAAGGCCGGGGTGTTCATGAAGGACATCGGCGTCATCAATGCGAAATCGGGCGCCCCTACCCTTGCCCTCACCGGCGGCGCGAAGGCCCGGCTCGACCTGATGGTTCCCGCCGGTCACGAGGCCGTGGTTCACCTGACGCTCACCGACGATCATCCATGGGCCCAGGCATTCGTCGTGATCGAGGCCCGTCCGCTTGCGGCGGCTCCCGCTCCGTCCGGTTCCTAG
- a CDS encoding pyridoxine 5'-phosphate synthase — translation MNALTPSRLRLGVNIDHVATIRNARGGEHPDPARAAQIVAQAGGDGITVHLREDRRHIRDEDLVRVQAATGLPLNLEMAATDEMLEIALRHKPHAACIVPEKREERTTEGGLDAAGLHNQLAPIVSRLSDAGVRVSLFIAPDPRQIEAAMKLGAPIVEFHTGEYAHAEGEQVAVELKRIVDMAALAAKNGIEPHAGHGLTYENVQPIAAIPQLAELNIGHYLIGEAIFCGLEASVTKMRALMDEVR, via the coding sequence ATGAACGCCCTTACCCCCTCGCGCCTGCGCCTAGGCGTCAACATCGATCACGTCGCCACGATCCGCAATGCGCGCGGCGGCGAGCATCCGGATCCGGCGCGCGCGGCGCAGATCGTCGCGCAGGCCGGGGGTGACGGCATCACCGTGCACTTGCGCGAAGATCGCCGACACATCCGCGATGAGGACCTGGTGCGCGTGCAGGCCGCCACCGGCCTGCCGCTCAACCTCGAAATGGCAGCGACCGACGAAATGCTGGAGATCGCGCTGCGCCACAAGCCGCACGCGGCCTGCATCGTCCCGGAAAAGCGCGAAGAACGCACGACCGAAGGCGGGCTCGACGCAGCCGGGCTGCACAACCAGCTCGCCCCGATCGTCTCGCGCCTGTCGGACGCAGGCGTGCGGGTGAGCCTGTTCATCGCCCCGGACCCACGGCAGATCGAAGCGGCAATGAAGCTGGGCGCGCCCATCGTCGAGTTCCATACCGGCGAATATGCCCATGCAGAGGGCGAGCAGGTCGCAGTCGAGCTCAAGCGCATCGTCGACATGGCCGCGCTGGCTGCCAAGAACGGCATAGAACCCCATGCCGGGCACGGCCTCACTTACGAGAACGTCCAGCCGATCGCAGCCATTCCGCAGCTCGCAGAACTGAACATCGGACACTATCTCATTGGAGAGGCCATATTTTGTGGGCTCGAGGCGAGCGTGACGAAAATGCGCGCGCTGATGGACGAAGTCCGGTGA
- the pyrE gene encoding orotate phosphoribosyltransferase has protein sequence MQEEEVLAEFRASKALLEGHFLLSSGRHSAHYLQCARVLMSPDRAGRLAVALASKLPHDVRKQIDKVVSPAMGGVIIGQEMGRALQVDAMFVERPEGTFELRRGFELDPGDRVLMVEDVVTTGKSSREAIKAIEAAGGRVIAAASLVDRSGGAVDLGVPYFPLVEINFPTYADDELPPELAATPAIKPGSRVQP, from the coding sequence ATGCAGGAAGAAGAAGTCCTCGCAGAGTTCCGCGCCAGCAAGGCATTGCTTGAGGGGCACTTCCTGCTCTCCTCCGGCCGCCACAGTGCGCATTACCTTCAATGCGCGCGCGTCCTCATGAGCCCCGACCGTGCCGGACGACTCGCCGTCGCGCTCGCCAGCAAGCTGCCGCACGACGTGCGCAAGCAGATCGACAAGGTCGTCTCGCCGGCCATGGGCGGCGTGATCATCGGCCAGGAGATGGGCCGCGCGTTGCAGGTCGACGCGATGTTCGTCGAACGCCCGGAAGGTACTTTCGAGCTGCGCCGTGGCTTTGAACTGGATCCCGGCGACAGGGTGCTGATGGTCGAGGACGTGGTCACCACCGGCAAGTCCTCGCGCGAGGCGATAAAGGCGATCGAGGCGGCAGGCGGCCGGGTCATCGCGGCGGCCTCGCTGGTCGACCGTTCGGGCGGCGCCGTGGATCTGGGCGTACCTTACTTCCCGCTCGTCGAGATCAACTTCCCGACGTACGCCGACGACGAACTGCCCCCCGAGCTGGCGGCGACCCCCGCGATCAAGCCGGGCAGCCGCGTCCAGCCCTGA